A single region of the Kryptolebias marmoratus isolate JLee-2015 linkage group LG10, ASM164957v2, whole genome shotgun sequence genome encodes:
- the gsc gene encoding homeobox protein goosecoid isoform X2 — MPSGMFSIDSILSGPVLSGRPNCKEPLLLHRTGPLVLPGLADSIYADYSGLSPPGVHSVSGTRFGYTGCYYGQLQVQGPGAGPPCCGAVPGLSPQQCPCFPAGYDSPGSVLISPVPHHMMSYMNVGSLSRTELQLLNQLHCRRKRRHRTIFTDEQLEALEGLFQETKYPDVGTREQLARKVHLREEKVWFKNRRAKWRRQKRSSSEESENSQNRAKSKADKPDGTRSDVDSDS, encoded by the exons ATGCCCTCCGGGATGTTCAGCATCGACAGCATCCTGTCCGGACCGGTTCTGTCCGGACGGCCGAACTGCAAGGAGCCGCTGCTGCTGCACCGGACCGGCCCGCTGGTTCTGCCCGGACTCGCGGACTCCATCTACGCGGACTACAGCGGACTGTCTCCCCCCGGGGTCCACTCCGTGAGCGGAACCAGGTTCGGATATACGGGCTGTTACTACGGGCAGCTGCAGGTCCAGGGGCCCGGAGCGGGCCCGCCGTGCTGCGGGGCGGTACCGGGTCTGAGCCCGCAGCAGTGCCCCTGCTTCCCCGCAG GCTACGACAGCCCGGGCTCGGTTCTGATCTCGCCGGTCCCGCACCACATGATGTCCTACATGAACGTGGGCAGCCTCTCGCGCAcggagctgcagctcctcaacCAGCTGCACTgccggaggaagaggaggcaccGGACCATCTTCACCGACGAGCAGCTCGAGGCTCTGGAGGGTCTGTTCCAGGAGACCAAGTACCCGGATGTGGGCACGAGGGAGCAGCTGGCCCGGAAGGTCCACCTGAGGGAGGAGAAG GTCTGGTTCAAGAACCGGCGGGCCAAGTGGAGGCGGCAGAAGCGCTCCTCCTCGGAGGAGTCCGAGAACTCTCAGAACCGGGCCAAGAGCAAAGCGGACAAACCGGACGGAACCAGGAGCGACGTGGACTCGGACAGCTGA
- the gsc gene encoding homeobox protein goosecoid isoform X1 — MPSGMFSIDSILSGPVLSGRPNCKEPLLLHRTGPLVLPGLADSIYADYSGLSPPGVHSVSGTRFGYTGCYYGQLQVQGPGAGPPCCGAVPGLSPQQCPCFPAGYDSPGSVLISPVPHHMMSYMNVGSLSRTELQLLNQLHCRRKRRHRTIFTDEQLEALEGLFQETKYPDVGTREQLARKVHLREEKVEVWFKNRRAKWRRQKRSSSEESENSQNRAKSKADKPDGTRSDVDSDS; from the exons ATGCCCTCCGGGATGTTCAGCATCGACAGCATCCTGTCCGGACCGGTTCTGTCCGGACGGCCGAACTGCAAGGAGCCGCTGCTGCTGCACCGGACCGGCCCGCTGGTTCTGCCCGGACTCGCGGACTCCATCTACGCGGACTACAGCGGACTGTCTCCCCCCGGGGTCCACTCCGTGAGCGGAACCAGGTTCGGATATACGGGCTGTTACTACGGGCAGCTGCAGGTCCAGGGGCCCGGAGCGGGCCCGCCGTGCTGCGGGGCGGTACCGGGTCTGAGCCCGCAGCAGTGCCCCTGCTTCCCCGCAG GCTACGACAGCCCGGGCTCGGTTCTGATCTCGCCGGTCCCGCACCACATGATGTCCTACATGAACGTGGGCAGCCTCTCGCGCAcggagctgcagctcctcaacCAGCTGCACTgccggaggaagaggaggcaccGGACCATCTTCACCGACGAGCAGCTCGAGGCTCTGGAGGGTCTGTTCCAGGAGACCAAGTACCCGGATGTGGGCACGAGGGAGCAGCTGGCCCGGAAGGTCCACCTGAGGGAGGAGAAGGTGGAG GTCTGGTTCAAGAACCGGCGGGCCAAGTGGAGGCGGCAGAAGCGCTCCTCCTCGGAGGAGTCCGAGAACTCTCAGAACCGGGCCAAGAGCAAAGCGGACAAACCGGACGGAACCAGGAGCGACGTGGACTCGGACAGCTGA